CCACCATTTTAGTAATTTGTGAGGCACTCAACCTTGGGTGTCATGCATGTGTAGCAATTATCCCTTGTTGATCACTTGTGCATGGCCAAAAATATGTGGCCGGCCATGCCATGGCACACATGCATCATGCCTCTCCATTTCCCTCTCTCTCACATAATTACTCCACCTTGGGATGCCTCTCCTCCTTTGTCCCTTCCCAATGCCACAAATAAATTCAGCTTGGGTCAAATATCTCTTCCCCAAACCAGCCTCCCAACTAACCCAATCAATGAAGAGGCTACCTCCCAACCAactcaatcaatgaggaggcagccaacccaccccctctccctctatataaaggggcttggcagcccactccctcctcacttgctctcatttcccactctccactcctctccactcctctcctttgcctcatttcttttcactccctactatttcctccactccctcacactctcctcctccacttccccacgaaaatggtgctccccttggtcccatggccggccatggccatggaaagccaccaagatgaagctcccttcctccctcaagctcatcctcaccatgagagcctccccctccatcttctccccaaccttagatggtttaatctcctcttcttctccctccattgctaagattggatcttgatgcaggtgcatgttggtccaagcatggagaaggttgagctatcctcagatctgaagttcttgagcaaagttcgtccaaaaaccttgcagtaatttctgtttcttgctgtttcagattctggtacgatcttggaaaatccgccaaatctcgtgtgcagatccaaatcgagtggttcaaagttctgcagataggtattgaaaatatctacaacttggcgttggtctcatcctcaaattctttacggattttgcatgataaataaagttctgcaaacatgcagaatcattgtttgttagatttcttccgttttacaaaacctttttgagcaaactcaattttgggtgaaagccctctcccgtaccttcattttggcgttgggttcacttcaaatgacctaatggaattgaaatggttcacagatcaaaatctggtcagatctgactttgtcgaattaaaccaggagcttggagacgaatttttgaatgaaaccaactgggtaagaaccacctattcaatacctttcagatgcagcagacctcatatttttatgatttgtgtatgatttttgacGAATTAAACTTGTTTTgtatgttctgcagacatggctgttagcttttaattcatcaaaaatccatttttgaacctaattgagtgattccacttctgtaggattgctgaatgttttcttaatcatctcaaacgagtttcaaacctttatctgttctgcaactccatagttaaagcaaatggtaaaAACATGCAGTgaacttgtaaatccatttgtgagagtttcagaaataatttgaacccaaatccaattgtgtttgcatctctgtttaattacctttcaaatgcaagtagccccatatttttaggatttttctacgatttatggcttacagatcttgttttttgtacagtcagattcaaggaaattcctaaaattgtaggtttaatatttttaggtgattccaattgggttagtcttgtattagtactagctatctaggaaaaatattattagtctctgttcatacatatttgttgctgttagtaatgtttatgtgtgacatgcattgttgaagcaaaacttttcggtttatttaaaacccttgaccaactcttttagtagagatgggcaacctttgttttatgcttgcaaaacaaaacctctgcaacctaactttatctcttttgttttgtttaaattttcaaatgatgtggtatatggtttgcttcctatttttgtatagtgattaagtgagcaaattaaattaggaaaactgttttctacttttccaaaagtgtttgaaaatgttttgtgaaagtatttgatgtcaaactaatgctcttgtcctctttatgatgttatctaccaggggtacttagcttgtgccatggtgataccgagagaggcaattgctaagttgtgatactctcatacctttactaggtaaataaaatggtttctctttaagttgtttgtggtatctataagtcctttgtatgttataccttggatgcatggttagttgttgattgttgtatgtttgtttgttggtgcaatgtgattgattgtgttcttttatattttccggcgatagatgcgaacaattccggagaagaagaacaagtggaatcggatgagaagattttatttatattgttgggattgttatattgatggagttgaagaagtacagggacaaataagccaaggcaagccatcttttgatctcttgctatttatccttcttgttgtgttcattgttccattatatacttggttccttgtatcatgtgtgatgtttggtcctctactctatgcatacttattcccaagtatgttgaaccccttgttgatgttagggcatgcttaccctaagcatgtatgcccccttgaccacttaTATTGTCACCTTCTTAGTGGTataatgattaacatcatgacccttgttgaatcatcttagttatgatgtccctatgcatgcttatcctaagtatgtatgatccccttgacacctcaattatcatatccttagtggtatgatggctagcatcatgccttgatgtatcttagttcatccataaaactataggttgggaacccccttggaaaaataccttgttgaaaagaatttttgaaaaccttgggtgagttggacttacccaagcgtgtgtttacgaaaggaaaggatcttggcaaagatggttggaaagaaagtcttgttttcgaaaactttggcgcctaagtattcacccgtgacaattaacccgcgcaaccacagctactccaaagtgggcacggagcttagcttgacgtttgttcttcttagcatgaggcaccgcacaactatacaagggtacggttacccccgagttcgggttgtcatggttgggacaatagtataacgggaggccttcggggctgacccgtccggaagacactatgggtctcctggcttggcggtggagccacgctcaaagggaggtgagctgccacggtgccggggaggtacatactccatagggtaggacctcttgctaagtcgaatgggcgaaaggctatgttcgggtatccgtcgtggcatatgttgttatgcggggatgatgcccacacgataggtatccggatagaggtggggaaagtgtgcaaactctgcagagttaaatctattcgaatagccgcgtccgcggtcatggacggttggaatggctgttgcttagcctgatgagtttttggtttacaaatattgtttggaaaatgaaagaaaggaacttgttttcggagtaccggaagggtacgggaatggttcgattgaccatatggagatggtcggaaaggaaacaaaattgggttaccccctccctagtgttttatgttgtagaactcttttgaagtatattcttaaatagagatatagagatgtcttagATAAATTCTTGAAGTGTCCCCCTTCAATCGAGAAGTTGGGATGCTATCTCCACCAAAAACATctcttctcttccacatgctatatccacaagagaaactactcttcctctcttgtcttctttagttagaattgttatcaccttcttgatggtttgcgagtacaattcaaatgtactcacggctttgtccctggctatttacttggccagacttgaaggagttcgacagatgaagaaggagttggcgacgtctatgcgagctaggaacgtcttcccagtcagttgcctgtagggtttaaggcgaatgacttgggctccgcgctgttgaagtgatgatgctactctgatgtttagttaggcccttcgaggctattatgtaagtaatggtcatgtgacattattgtaattttcttattccgctttgtaatggatggtgtaatttgatatcagttcggttatgtgttcacggcgcactgatcatgggatcgtgaactatatacataacagggtatttcggacagttagttccggggtccccacagagctggtatcagagccatcctgactgtaggagactttagttagcatggacgttagttaggaaacaagtacttggacaaaactatttacaaaacaaattgtttctttagtcggaagtatagcttctactcctcttatttattcaaagcttctaaaattcttacctctccgctttataaaaaggtttgaaaattcttactctattgtctcagccaattcaaacctacatattggacgatgtccccaactcagactggAGACTCGAACTCGAAGATGGCTCAATCCCTCAGGAAGTCTCATATATCTCCAActgcagctattgaagattggatgccgacgTAGCCGTGTGCTTGTTGGGATGATAACATCAtgcctttggttgtcaccaaagtctgtcaaggagctgaccttcttcctccgtggacttgcactttttgcagtcatctgggatcaagtcctcagttcttgactagtaatttttaggccagctacAAGAAGTTGACGATTTCGGGAGTACCTCAACAactacctcttcgaagacctcacgtccccgggatgttgagcaagaagactacgcagttttctcctccgcctcaacataGAAGACCGAACACCAGGCCTGCTTCGCAACCAACTGCCCCGAAAATCCATGTTGGAGTCCATAAGAGCAAAATGAAGACggcaacatatgtgaccagcccccaagcgaataggatggataggacaaactcaatcgctttgattgagctacccccacgcATTAGGCATTCCATGGGTACTTAGGTTACCAtgcctggtttgatgattgcttgtagttcccttgtgtgctgccttgagtgtcttttgtttgtttgttgtgtgtataaTTGTCTTGGCTTTTCGGTCTGAAAAACACCCTTAGTGTGATAAACTAGCTTAGAAAGCCTCCCaaagatgttttcaccctcacctacctcgccgatgttttgctaactgctagttagttggataaGTTAACGAAAAGCTCTAACTCTACCCccccgttagcagttgtttttcaaaCATCAGGAAAACTAACCCAAACCCCCATCTACGCTAACTTCCTTCAATatcagctggagcatctcgactacgccaagaaagaagaagccctaccttcaagaatgactgcacctctgcgaggAGACATACTAACTTGGACTAACCTTGGagcataatcgcgctaacctcgaggatgtCTTCTTAAAACTATCCTCtgacacaccgtctaacaagcttagagaacaatagcgtcaaagccaagctacatcacatggttcgtctggtcctcatcaagtgaaggctcctgaagatacctcaagactcaagactttaggcgtagtttacccgctaacttcttagttgctactgaagtcagcaccgaccctcaagctgaagattgtcttcgacgacccctgttgctgcttcatatgggtaccaaccaggcgtttcatcAACTTATTAACTCACGGCGCGTCCCctatggtttagttaacaccgtgagtgcctcttgaagttgcggtctgcacgtcgcccctgaagattcttcaactgagtacggaagatcgatgactccttcagaagcccccgacaggaccgcaaggcagaagctctaagattttccgaaagcccgatgaaaaatcttacgGGTGGAAgtcttccactaaaagttggagctaaccctaacattttaaacctttctaacacaccgttggaaatgtgggatgcactaacccctcttgaagccgtggactacTCAACGCCCGCTGAAGATGTTCAACTCCAAAGATCAATGGCTTCTCCaaaaagcgcccgacaagacccgtggccgaagcttacagtttttaacgccccctccccgatgaacaattttaagggtggaagacttcgtcttccactaaatttaagctaactctaaaaagttttcaaccctgctcaaGCACCATTGGGTGCACTAACTCTCCCACAATCATGAACCCCGCTAGGATCATTAAGAAGGTATAGATCCAACATCTGCACGGAGTCGTcagcctcttcatgaagctcgccatcgtcAGAAATCCATCATGTCTCTCACAAGCTGAAGTTGCGACCCTCTCCACACAAAGGCATGTCTACATAAAAATGGAGTCTAATTTtcgttaaactttacaacccctccagttctacgctcagtaatctcgggacgagattattttaagggtggaagatctgtaacaccccaacctttgcaaccttgattaattgtccatatttcaaaaattagggggaacaaaaactttttctatagactaatttagatgagttgccttgatttgtttgttgtgatgaattgctttgatctgccgctagatatattgtcttgatttcttgttgagttctgtgttgagtacctcaaagaacaacacctctagtggtcagacatacaactcacctaataaaacacatgtgtgacttaggtaaaattgttttcctttttactacatcaaactcttctcctgatggcaacatgagtgtgccatcttgatattcctatttgtgttagtccagctcaaaccatccttgaatccaaaatttgggatcatctaccctcatcacatccttctcttatacccactcatcataggttgattctgaagccaagtcaacaatctgttttggcaagcttataagttccagactttggcagttgatatctaagcaaccaccactgttattgttgacctcaatgcatggatctcatctatgcaacatcctcttcaacctccacgtcttgcatgtctcagtcaatccttgcagctcatatattcaacttgatcttgtatcctattcaatgattcaactctagatcacttccttcaattttacctcttgtctttattcaagtttaatcttcacaaaaccaagagtgggaatggtgggtacattttgtagccatcatctacccttgagaacacttctccctaagttagttttctctctcaaaaatcctattaattttccttctctagttttgatcacaaaactacttctagttttattaaatattttcaagataattcttcaaagagaacgaggaactgaaatgggttttgttttctcatcccatttctaccaagcactgatttctaaaacattactctctatgttgctttgtttttaacaaaaggcttgtttatggtacccataccatttcttgtttactttaaatttgagaaaaactctactttacttgagaaagtagaatatgttgaacccctatgttccaactagttttctctcaacatcttcaaaattccattccacttgagttcattcccaattgtgtctagacaattgaggtgttccatATACTTTTCAAATGAATCCTTTCTCAAATGGCAaaacttgcacatcttatgcacatctctgatctaccacattgtatcccctccatcctccaattcttgatcaaatggataatcatttgatactttcaaatcactcccaattgacctcttatttgaagagcaacttatatttcattatgcctatctcactcctctattattttccatcatcaccttgacctcatgaattgatgatgtatgtcaatatattcatccttgtgagtatatggttacttcactcaccatctctcctagccttgctctaccattgtctaaatcaccatcaccaccatcatctcttggaCACATCTTTTATTAGGTCAGAATGTCACCACCATCTACTTTAGCACCCTTGTGCATTAGTATCACTTTGCCTAAAATTGTATATCTTTTTAGGCCACCATTTTAGTAATTTGTGAGGCACTCAACCTTGGGTGTCATGCATGTGTAGCAATTATCTCTTGTTGATCACTTGTGCATGGCCAAAAATATGTGGCCGGCCATGCCATGGCACACATGCATCATGCCTCTCCATTTCCCTCTCTCTCACATAATTACTCCACCTTGGGATGCCTCTCCTCCTTTGTCCCTTCGCAATGCCACAAATAAATTCAGCTTGGGTCAAATATCTCTTCCCCAAACCAGCCTCCCAACTAACCCAATCAATGAAGAGGCTACCTCCCAACCAactcaatcaatgaggaggcagccaacccaccccctctccctctatataaaggggcttggcagcccactccctcctcacttgctctcatttcccactctccactcctctccactcctctcctttgcctcatttcttttcactccctactatttcctccactccctcacactctcctcctccacttccccacgaaaatggtgctccccttggtcccatggccggccatggccatggaaagccaccaagatgaagctcccttcctccctcaagctcatcctcaccatgagagcctccccctccatcttctccccaaccttagatggtttaatctcctcttcttctccctccattgctaagattggatcttgatgcaggtgcatgttagtccaagcatggagaaggttgagctatcctcagatctgaagttcttgagcaaagttcgtccaaaaaccttgcagtaatttctgtttcttgctgtttcagattctggtacgattttggaaaatccgccaaatctcgtgtgcagatccaaatcgagtggttcaaagttctgcagataggtattgaaaatatctacaacttggcgttggtctcatcctcaaattctttacggattttgcatgataaataaagttctgcaaacatgcagaatcattgtttgttagatttcttccgttttacaaaacctttttgagcaaactcaattttgggtgaaagccctctcccttaccttcattttggcgttgggttcacttcaaatgacctaatggaattgaaatggttcacagatcaaaatctggtcagatctgactttgtcgaattaaaccaggagtttggtgacgaatttttgaatgaaaccaactgggtaagaaccacctattcaatacctttcagatgcagcagacctcatatttttatgatttgtgtatgatttttgacgaattaaacttgttctgtatgttctgcagacatggctgttagcttttaattcatcaaaaatccatttttgaacctaattgagtga
This region of Lolium perenne isolate Kyuss_39 chromosome 2, Kyuss_2.0, whole genome shotgun sequence genomic DNA includes:
- the LOC139829689 gene encoding uncharacterized protein: MQVHVGPSMEKVELSSDLKFLSKIQIEWFKVLQIDQNLVRSDFVELNQELGDEFLNETNWMRTIPEKKNKWNRMRRFYLYCWDCYIDGVEEVQGQISQDLKEFDR
- the LOC127333871 gene encoding uncharacterized protein; translation: MQVHVSPSMEKVELSSDLKFLSKIQIEWFKVLQIDQNLVRSDFVELNQEFGDEFLNETNWMRTIPEKKNKWNRMRRFYLYCWDCYIDGVEEVQGQISQDLKEFDR